AAATTTGCAAACGAAGGCAATGTCATCATATTTTAGAGTCCATACATAACTGGAAGAATAGTCATacataaaatactattttcaagACAAAACCAAGCAATACCAACAATGAGTTATTGATACATGTAAAAACATGAGTAATCCCCTACTAAGCGAGGTAAGTCAGAAAGTCGCCTTTCAATGGCATTGACTCTTCCCACTGTCACGCAGTCATCTCCACAAATAAAGGCTCGTGGATGCAAAGGGCACAGGGTTGGAGGCGAGAGTTTCCAGGGAGAAGCAAACTGTGATGTCCCCACGTCTGTCCTCTGGGCTCTGCATCCTCAGGTGAATCTCGTCATGAGAGGGAGCGAGGCTCAGCCATACCCCTCAGCCCAGCTCCTAGTGGCCACCACACCTGCAGAGCCAATAGAGTCTCAGGTCCGAGAGTCAGACCCATTTCATTCATTCTGGGCTCTGCCTCAAGGCATATGCGACCTTAGTTCCTCAACCCAGGATCgagcccctgccccctgcatgGAAACTCACAggctcaaccactggaccaacagggaaggcCCTGGAGAATCATACAGCTTAGCTCCAGGCAGGACAGGACCGCCCAGCCCCACCGGCAACTCCAGAGCCATTCCCCGGACGTCCGCGCAGGGGCACAGGGGTGCTCACCTGGTGTAGTAGGTCCAGGTGAGGCCATAGGTGAGGAGGAAGCCAGCCCCCATGAGGGCCCCTCTGATCAGGGTGAGGACCAGGGGCCAGGAGCCCTGCTGCTCCTCAGTCTCACAGCTGCAGGGAGGGGGGCcttctggggaagggagagggggtgAAGCTCAGTCCCCAGACCCAGCCCTCCCAAAGGCACACACCTGCCCAGGCTGCCCGTCCCCAGCACCTGCCCTACAACTCACTCTGCACAGAGAGGCTGAAGGAAACTTGCTGGGAGCCCAGAGGGTTCTGCGCTCGGCAGGTGACTTCTCCATCTCCAGCCGGTACTTGTGGTATCTCCAAGACCCCGGTGCTGGAGATGGGGGTAGCCTCCAGGGTGGGAGACCCTTGGAACCAGCTCAGCTGTGCAGAGGGATTGCTGTCAGCAACACACAGCAGCTGCAGCGCCTGGCCTTCTGAGATGAGAATAGATGCGGTGTTCTGCAGAATCTTGTGGGCTTTGGGGGAAAGCCCAGTGGGAGAGCTGGGGGAGGCTGaggtctcctcctccctccttcccaggatCTCCTGGCTTCGCTTTGTCCTCCCCTGGCTGGCCAGCTGGGTTCCCTGTGGTCCCAGGGCTGGACCTTCCCACCCTAAGCAGGCTGAGCCAACGTGTCTGGGCCTCGTATCTTCAGGGGAGGCTTGGTGTCTCAATGGGACAGGCCTGGGCTGTTTGgtggaaagaaaacacagagcCTCAAGGCTTGAGATGTTGATTcagtgaaggcagcaggagatggGACTAAGGAGGCTTTTGTGGAAGAAAGCCACACAATAGAACCATGGTGAAGGAAATGGGCTTTGAAcagggtgtgtgagtgtgtatatatgtggggtgtatgtgtgtgtgcctgtgtgaatGTGTGCCTGAGTGCACGTGTGCCTGAGTGCACATGTATATGTCCatgagtgtatgtgtgcatgaTGGTGCCTGTGCTGTGGGTATATCTCTGTGTacatgtgtgatgtgtgtgtgcctgtgtgcatggGCGTTTCTGTGCATGTCTCAGTGTATGTTCATGTGtatgtattatgtgtgtgtgcctgtgtgtgtgagtctcagtgtgtattgcatgtgtgtgtgctctagTGCTTGGGAGGTGTGGCAGGCTGGTGATTTTCTCCTTGCTCTTCCCATATCTGATCACATTCAAGCCCACTCCCCGGCCCCACCTTGGAGGCAGTCCCAGGAGCAGGACCCAGCCCTGGAGAGGAGAGGTCCTGTCCTACCTGTGACATTTCTGAAGGAGAGGCTGATGCGGAGGTTCCTCGGAACATCTGGGGCAGAAAGACATGGGCTTGCTGCAGAGGGAGGAGTGGGATGGAAACTGACCAGCACCCCAGGAGGGAAACCAGGAATGGGGGGGCTGTCCTTCATGGTCACTCCCACCTCAGCTCCCAGGGCGCAGACCCATAGAAGAGTGGGCTTGCCTTCTctctacacacgcacacacacgcacacacccacacacacacaccaccgcCCTCAGGGACCCCATCGCCCCTCCACACTCACAGGAGACGTTGAGAAGGACGGTTCTCTCTAGGGTCACCTGCTGGAATGTCACCAGACAGGTAAGGTTGGTGCCGTGGTCCTGGGGCCTCGGGGTGAGGGTGAGCTCCGAGGAGTGGAGGGTGTCTGGGTTCATGGCATCAAGGGCGTCCCCCGCCCAGGAGAACAGGAGAGGGTGTAGCTCATCACAGGCTAGTGACAGTCTGCAGGTCAGCTTTGTGGGGCGGCCAGACTCCAGAGGCTCCAGAAAATGGATGTCGGgtttccctggagaaagggagaTGAGGAGACGGAGATGCCTGGACGCAGGGGTGTGGGGACCCAGAGGGTCAGGGTCACAACTCCTTCCCAGTTCTGGGTCTCTCGTGAACCCTCAAACCCCAAGACCTGGAGCAGGGAGGGCTCCTATACCCTGTTCCTGTTCTAATAGAGGAGTCTCCATGGGCCAGGGTCCTCTCCTGGGCCCCCTGTCATACCTGTCACCTGCAAATTCAGCTTCTTATCTTTGTAATTGTATCTCACATCACGTCCTGTCTCCACTCGGAAGTAGTAGACTCCTGAGTCGCTCAGCCTGGCCTGTCTGATGCTCAGGGAGCAGTCATTGTTGCTGGGGTCCCCGAGGAGGCTGAATCGGCCCCGGGTCTCTGGCTTCACTCGTTTCCTTGGGTCGTTTGTGGCCACAGCATCATTGGTGTGGTGGTCTTTTTCCCGGAACCAGTAGATGAAAAGTTCGGCAGAGTAATACCGGGGATATCCCAAATTCCAGGGGTAGGAGAAGGAGCAGGTCACGTGGATGTCCATGCACGCCTTCACCGCCACTGATTCCTGCACTTCGAGCGCATACCCTGGTAATTCCTGCAGGGACCCTGGGGAACACAGAGGCTCAGCGGCagctccagcccctccccacgcGTGCTCCCCTCCTCCAGCCGTGAGCCccgtcccccacctccccactcacCCCCCCACagcaggggcagcagcagcaggggcaccATGTCAGCATCCGCCAGCACAGAGCCGGTTCAGGTCCCTCTGCTGGGGAGGGAAGCGCCCCGAATGTGGGGAGGGAACGAGGAAGCCCCAACAGGAAGCCAGAGGGTGACAGAGACAGAGCCTTGGCCAAGCAGAGAAGGGGAACTTGGACGCCCCAGGCCATGGAGGAGGGGTGGCCTTGAGAAGGCAGAAGGTCCCACCCCACACCCTACACCGCAGGGGGAGATCCTAAGGCCCCCAGAGGCCGAGAGGCTTCACTGCACTTGGCTCTGACATGACCACCTGTCCAGTGATGCTCGGGTCCACGCTGGGATCACCCAGCGGGCGGCacaaccagaaaagaaaaaccgTGTCCAGCCCTGGTCATCGGGTGGGACCAACCCTGCAACAGAGAAACACTGAACTTTTTGGAAAAGAACACTGAAAGATTTCTCAAAACCATTCAGACTTGGGCAGGAAGACTCACATACGCTGGAGGGTGGAACCCAGGAAGGAAAGCTGAGCGTGAAAAGCTCCTTTGCCCAGAAGGGTTTTCAGAACAGGGCACACAGGCTGTGTGTCTTCATGGATCTGAGGGTCTGTGGGACCAGCCGACCCGGACACAGGCCCACGCAAAGTGGGGTGGTAAAAGAAGAACTTTGCCCGATTCAGCTGGGACCCCAAAGTCCAGACCTCACACAGAAACACAGTTCATGACCCCTCACTCTGAATGGCCTTCTTTTCAAAGCCACATGAAGGCTTAAGTCATGTGTGGAAAAAACCTGTGAACTTACTGCCCTTTCGggaaaaaattctttaattttcacaagTTTGACTATGATCATAAGCATTTTAGACACTTTCAGGAAGAAGCTATGGGACTGATGGAAAGTTTCTTTTACAGTtagatagaaataataataaattttttacttttttaaactacagaaacaaaaagaaatgtccGTCAATCAATCAATTATCTTCTTTCTACTCTATTTTAGATATCATATAATTAATCTTATTTCCtcatataatgggcttccctgctagctcagatggtaaagaatctgccctcagtgtgaagaccagggttcgatccctgggtcaggaagatctcctggagaagggactggcaacccactccagtatccttgcttggagaattccatggacagagggcccttgcaggctacagtccataggatcacaaagagtcagacatggctgactAACACTTTATTAGTAGAATAttcatattaattaatatacatgATTATTCTCCTAAAACGAGGCAATCAAAGAGGATCAGGCCAAAAGTATGGGGAACAGGTGTTACGCAGGTGTGATAGGTGTGCCTGACTTGTGAGAAAAATGGTATGGTGGCTCAGTGTTTAGCACTCTGCCCTTTCACTGCCTctggcccagattcaatccctggtctgagaactaagaccCTACAAGCCCTAGGTCatggttgtaaaaaaaaaaggaagaaagaaaaatagttttcaatAACTGTCTTATCTTTTGGTTTTCagcattttatgttttgtgaTTGATTACATAGGTTTCTCATTTCGAAAGAAACTCAGATGTGATGTGCCTGTGATAAAGAGACttttaggaaatatatatttggccTTCATCCACAGTTCCTGGCTCACAGATTCATGAATTGTTGGAATTTTCTGATAAGAGATATGGCAGGTTCTTTGtccaaatatttgctctttgttctCAGTCCCTGAAAACACTTCAGGGGCACACCGGAGACATGGGGGTCACATTTTGTATTTGGGGGCCACGTTGTATTGTATTCAGTGACACCATTGTTTTGCCTAAGGAGGGATCTGAACACTTGAGTCAATGTCAGGCTCCACAGAACCCTGGACTGGCCCTGCCCAGGGTCCTGGTGAACAAGAGGGGATGAGCTCTCTCCCTCACTCCTCACCTGTTGCGGGAACATTGCTGGACAAGCAGGCGCTGGAGAAGGCCAGGATCCGCAGGGCTGTGCAGCACACCTTCAGAGCGGCTGGTGTCCAGCAAAGGTCAAGCTGGGACGGTCAAAGAACAAGAAACAAGCAGTGTTGGTGAGGACGTGCGGTAAAGGGAACCCTTGGGCACTGCTGGTCGGAACGTGAATTGGTGCGGCCATTATGGGGACACTGTGCAGGTTCCTCAAAATAGAGCCTCAAGCACTTTCACTTTGAGGCctttaaagaagatgaaaatggcaatttgaaaatatatatgcaccccatGTTCATGGAAGTGTTATGTACATTATTGAAGACACGGAAACAACTTCCATATCTAATgatgagagaatgaaaaagaaactgcAGTGTGTGCATACTCGTGATCACTCTTCAGctataaaagagaaggaaatcctgcctttACAATACATGGATGGTACGCGAGGGCATTAGGGTAATGAAATACGttagacagaggaagaaaaatactgtatgatctcacagGTAGgtggaactaaaaaaaaacaaacaacataaagtcaaagataaagagaaataacTGGTGGTTCTCAGAGGTAGAGAGTGGGCTCTGTGGCAAAATTGGCAAAGTGGTCAGAAGGTACACATTTccaggaataaaataaataagtatggaCATGTAATGTACATCATGgtgactatatttaaaatgttaaggaCACTAatacagttaacaatactgcactgtacatttgaaagttgctaaaagactagatcttaaaatttctcttcacacaaaaaaattttacCCTGTAGATATAAATGTTAATTAGGCAtatgtggtgatcattttgtaatatgtaCATAataaatcattatattgtacacctgaaactaacacatgttATACCTGTATCTCAGAGAGAATGTGTGTCTATGTAGGTAAAAGATTTGAACAATGTCAATTGGGGGCTTGGATGAGAGCGGTCCAAGACTAAGAGAGTGTCCCCTGCTTGACAGGCTCCAGTGGCCTCTCAACAGCTGCACAATCGGTTACTTACGTTACATTTCCTCTGTGGAAACACACAATACGTAGTGTGGCTTCTAGTGTGGCTACTGTCCCTGATTCACTGATTAAATCTCCAGAGATGAAAACAATGAACACTGGATGAGTGCGAATGCCTTTGTGATAAAATTCACAGTgcattggaaataaaagagaaattcccTAAAAAGATGAAGGGTGTCTTTAgaaaacatcatacttaatggagTACCATAGGTTCCACCCTAGCAAGTCAATAAATATCGGTAAAAGGTACaataattgaaaggaaaaaagaaagatttatgtTCATAAAAGTTCTGCATGTAGAAAAATCCAAAAGTTTATACAGATATATTTAGAGGTTTAACAAGAGAGCACGATGACTTGAGAcaaattcaaatttgaaaaatccattgcagacttccctgtggtccatgATCAAGCATCTACCTTCTAAAGCAAGGGAtgggaatttgatccctggtaagggaaccaaggtcccacatgccttgccACTCGGCCAAAAAAGATCAATTACTTTCTCATATCACAGTAATATAAAACTGTATGAGAGCCATTGACAGTTGCATCAAAAATTAGGATATACCTGGAATCTATCTAACATTTAGAAAGGTATACAACAAGAGGatatacaaaacaaaacctcaatggagaaaattataaatCTGTCTTGAAGgacattaaagatataaatgaatgGGAAAATATACCACATTAGGggtttgaaaaaagaatataaatatccaTTCTACTCAAAATAATGTGCAGAATCAAAATGTATGTCACCACATCCCAAGTGGACATCTGTAGAACTCAATAATTCCactgtaaaatttatttatttatttattttccactgtaaaatttattttttttctaattttattttatttttaaactttacataattgtattagttttgccaaatatcaaaatgaatccaccacaggtatacatgtgttccccatcccgaaccctcctccctcctccctccccataccatccctctgggccgtcccagtgcaccagccccaagcatccagcctcgtgcgtcgaacctggactggcaactcgtttcctacatgatattttacatgtttcattgccattctcccaaatcttcccaccctctccctctcccacagagtccataagactgttctatacatcagtgtctcttttgctgtctcgtacacagggttattgttaccatctttctaaattccatatatatgcgttagtatactgtatttatgttttaccttctggcttacttcactctgtataataggctccagtttcatccacctcattagaactgattcaaatgtattctttttaatggctgagtaatactccattgtgtatatgtaccacagctttcttatccattcatctgctgatggacatctaggttgcttccatgtcttgtctgttataaacagtgctgcaatgaacattggggtacacgtgtctctttcccttctggtttcctcagtgtgtatgcccagcagtggggtttctggatcataaggcagttctatttccagttttttaaggaatctccacactgttctccatagtggctgtactagtttgcattcccaccaacagtgtaagagggttcccttttctccacaccctctccagcatttattatttgtagacttttggatcgcagccattctgactggtgtgaaatggtacctcatagtggttttgatttgcatttctctgataatgagtgatgttgagcatcttttcatgtgtttgttagccatctgtatgtcttctttggagaaatgtctatttagttctttggcccatttttgattgggtcgtttatttttctggagttgagctgcaggagttgcttgtatatttttgagattagttgtttgtcggttgcttcatttgctattattttctcccattctgaaggctgtcttttcaccttgctaatagtttcctttgatgtgcagaagcttttaaggttaattaggtcccatttgtttatttttgcttttatttccaatattctgggaggtgggtcatagaggatcctgctgtgatgtatgtcggagagtgttttgcctatgttctcctctaggagttttatagtttctggtcttacgttgagatctttaatccattttgagtttatttttgtgtatggtgttagaaagtggtccagtttcattcttttacaagtggttgaccagatttcccagcaccacttgttaaagagattgtctttaatccattgtatattcttgcctcctttgtcaaagataaggtgtccatatgtgcgtggatttatctctgggctttctattttattccattgatcaatatttctgtctttgtgccagtaccatactgtcttgataactgtggctttgtagtagagcctgaagtcaggtaggttgattcctccagttccattcttctttctcaagatcgctttggctattcgaggttttttgtatttccatacaaattgtgaaattatttgttctagctctgtgaagaatactgttggtagcttgatagggattgcgttgaatctataaattgctttgggtagtatactcattttcactatattgattcttccaatccatgaacatggtatatttctccatctattagtgtcctctttgatttctttcaccagtgttttatagttttctatatataggtctttagtttctttaggtagatatattcctaagtattttattctttccgttgcaatggtgaatggaattgtttccttaatttctctttctgttttctcattattagtgtataggaatgcaagggatttctgtgtgttgattttatatcctgaaactttactatagtcattgattatttctagtaattttctggtggaatctttagggttttctatgtagaggatcatgtcatctgcaaatagtgagagttttacttcttcttttccaatttggattccttttatttctttttctgctctgattgctgtggccaaaacttccaaaactatgttgaatagtaatggtgaaagtgggcacccttgtcttgttcctgactttagaggaaatgctttcaatttttcaccattgaggataatgtttgctgtgggtttgtcatatacagcttttattatgttgaggtatgttccttctattcctgctttctggagagtttttatcataaatggatattgaattttgtcaaaggctttctctgcatctattgagataatcatatggtttttatttttcaatttgttaatgtggtgtattacattgattgatttgcggatattgaagaatccttgcatccctgggataaagcccacttgatcatggtgtatgatctttttaatgtgttgttggattctgattgctagaattttgttaaggatttttgcatctatgttcatcagtgatattggcctgtagttttctttttttgtggcatctttgtcaggttttggtatcagggtgatggtggcctcatagaatgagtttggaagtttaccttcctctgcaattttctggaagagtttgagcaggataggtgttagctcttctctaaatttttggtagaattcagctgtgaagccgtctggaccggggcttttgtttgctggaagatttttgattacagtttcaatttccatgcttgtgatgggtctgttaagattttctatttcttcctggtccagttttggaaagttgtacttttctaagaatttgtccatttcttccacgttgtccattttattggcatataattgttgatagtagtctcttatgatcctttgtatttctgtgttgtctgttgtgatctctccattttcgtttctaattttgttgatttgatttttctccctttgtttcttgatgagtctggctaatggtttgtcaattttatttatcctttcaaagaaccagcttttggttttgttgatttttgctatggtctcttttgtttcttttgcatttatttctgctctaatttttaagatttctttccttctactaaccctggggttcttcatttcttccttttctagttgctttaggtgtagagttaggttatttatttgacttttttcttgtttcttgaggtgtgcctgtattgctatgaactttccccttaggactgcttttaccgtgtcccacaggttttgggttgttgtgttttcattttcatttgtttctatgcaaattttgatttcttttttgatttcttctgtgatttgttggttattcagcagcgtgttgttcagcctccatatgttggaatttttaatagtttttctcctgtaattgagatctaatcttactgcattgtggtcagaaaaaatgcttggaatgatttctatttttttgaatttaccaaggctagctttatggcccaggatgtgatctatcctggagaaggttccatgtgcgcttgagaaaaaggtgaaattcattgttttgggatgaaatgtcctatagatatcaattaggtctaactggtctattgtatcgtttaaagtttgtgtttccttgttaattttctgtttagttgatctatccataggtgtaagtggggtattaaagtctcccactattattgtgttattgttaatttctcctttcatacttgttagcatttgtcttacgtactgtggtgctcccgtgttgtgtgcatatatatttataattgttatatcttcttcttggattgatcctttgatcattatgtagtgaccttctttgtctcttttcacagcctttgttttaaagtctattttatctgatatgagtattgctactcctgctttcttttggtccctatttgcatggaaaatctttttccagcccttcactttcagtctgtatgtgtcccctgttttgaggtgggtctcttgtagacaacatatgtaggggtcttgtttttgtatccattcagccagtctttgtcttttggttggggcattcaacccatttacgtttaaggtaattactgataagtatgatcccgttgccatttactttattgttttgggttcgagtttatacaccgtttttgcgtttcctgtctagagaatgtcctttagtatttgttggagagctggtttggtggtgcagaattctctcagcttttgcttgtctgaaaagcttttgatttctccttcatacttgaatgagatccttgctgggtacaataatctgggctgtacgttattttctttcatcattttaagtatgtcttgccattccctcctggcttgaagagtttctattgaaagatcagctgttatccttatgggaattcccttgtgtgttgtttgttgtttttccccttgctgcttttaatatttgttctttgtgtttgatctttgttaatttgattaatatgtgtcttggggtgtttctccttgggtttatcctgtttgggactctctgggtttcttgtacttgggtgattatttccttccccattttagggaagttttccactattatctcctcaagtattttctcatggtctttctttttgtcttcttcttctggaacccctatgattcgaatgttgtagcgtttaatgttgtcctggaggtctctgagattgtcctcatttcttttaatttgtttttcttttatcctctctgattcatttatttctaccattctatcttctaattcactaatcctgtcttctgcctctgttattctactatttgttgcctccagagtgtttttaatttcacttattgcattattcattatatattgactcttttttatttcttctaggtccttgttaaacctttcttgcatcttctcaatccttgtctccaggctatttatctgtgattccattttagtttcaagattttggatcaatttcactatcattatttggaattctttatcaggtagattccctatctcttcctcttttgtttggtttggtgggcatttatcctgttcctttatctgctgggtattcctctgtctcttcatcttgtttaaattgctgagtttggggtgtcctttctgtattctggcagtttgtggagttctctttattgtggcgtttcctcactgtgtgtgggtttgtacagatGGCTTGTCAaggattcctggttagggaagcttgtgtcggtgttctggtgggtggagctgtatttcttctctctggagtgcaatgaaatgtccagtaatgagttatgagatgtctatagttttggggtgactttgggcagcctgtatcttgaagctcagggctgtgttcctttgttgctggagaatttgcttggtatgtcttgccctggaacttattggcccttgtgtggtgcttggtttcagtgtcggtatggaggcatttgatgagctcctgtcaattaatgttccttggagtcaggagttccctggagtcaggatttggacttaagcctcctgcttccggttatcggtcttatttttacagtagtttcaaaacttctccttctatacagcaccattgataaaacatctacattaaagatgaaaagtttctctacagtgagggtcactcagagaggttcacagggttacatggagaagagaagagggaggagggagttagaggtgacccaaatgagatgaggtgaatcaatagtggagagagtgggctagccagtagtcacttccttatgtgcactccacaactggaccactcagagatgttcacggggttatacagagaagagaagaaggaggacggtaacagaggtggccagaaggataaaaggggggaatgaaaaggagggagacagatccagccagtaatcagttccctaagtgttctccaccgtctggaacacacagaaattcacagagttgggtagagtagagaggggttagggcggagacacaggcgacctggtggagaaaaaggagagtccaaagggagagagagcagtcaagccagtaatctcactccctagtgaaaaatgggtcctgaagattgggtccttaaaggtacaaaattggtaacaaatacataaaagcaaaaattaaaaatctagagtagagtttgga
This sequence is a window from Bos indicus x Bos taurus breed Angus x Brahman F1 hybrid unplaced genomic scaffold, Bos_hybrid_MaternalHap_v2.0 tig00011759_arrow_arrow_obj, whole genome shotgun sequence. Protein-coding genes within it:
- the LOC113889326 gene encoding sialic acid-binding Ig-like lectin 14 isoform X2, translated to MVPLLLLPLLWGGSLQELPGYALEVQESVAVKACMDIHVTCSFSYPWNLGYPRYYSAELFIYWFREKDHHTNDAVATNDPRKRVKPETRGRFSLLGDPSNNDCSLSIRQARLSDSGVYYFRVETGRDVRYNYKDKKLNLQVTGKPDIHFLEPLESGRPTKLTCRLSLACDELHPLLFSWAGDALDAMNPDTLHSSELTLTPRPQDHGTNLTCLVTFQQVTLERTVLLNVSYVPRNLRISLSFRNVTEGQALQLLCVADSNPSAQLSWFQGSPTLEATPISSTGVLEIPQVPAGDGEVTCRAQNPLGSQQVSFSLSVQKGPPPCSCETEEQQGSWPLVLTLIRGALMGAGFLLTYGLTWTYYTRCGGH
- the LOC113889326 gene encoding sialic acid-binding Ig-like lectin 14 isoform X1, which translates into the protein MVPLLLLPLLWGGSLQELPGYALEVQESVAVKACMDIHVTCSFSYPWNLGYPRYYSAELFIYWFREKDHHTNDAVATNDPRKRVKPETRGRFSLLGDPSNNDCSLSIRQARLSDSGVYYFRVETGRDVRYNYKDKKLNLQVTGKPDIHFLEPLESGRPTKLTCRLSLACDELHPLLFSWAGDALDAMNPDTLHSSELTLTPRPQDHGTNLTCLVTFQQVTLERTVLLNVSYVPRNLRISLSFRNVTAHKILQNTASILISEGQALQLLCVADSNPSAQLSWFQGSPTLEATPISSTGVLEIPQVPAGDGEVTCRAQNPLGSQQVSFSLSVQKGPPPCSCETEEQQGSWPLVLTLIRGALMGAGFLLTYGLTWTYYTRCGGH